From Brienomyrus brachyistius isolate T26 chromosome 21, BBRACH_0.4, whole genome shotgun sequence, the proteins below share one genomic window:
- the ptch2 gene encoding LOW QUALITY PROTEIN: protein patched homolog 1 (The sequence of the model RefSeq protein was modified relative to this genomic sequence to represent the inferred CDS: inserted 1 base in 1 codon): MAADLGVPGAGVFGDLPPSYRRSPPAADSDFLRRPSYCHAAFALKQISKGKAQGQRAPLWIRARFQALLFSLGCHIQRHCGKVLFIGLLVLGALSVGLRVAAIETDIERLWVEAGSRVSRELRYTKEKQGEEAVFTSQILIQTSQDAGTDILTQDALLQHLQAALAASKVQVSLYGKSWDLNKICYKSGVPIIENVMIERMIDKLFPCMIVTPLDCFWEGGKLQGGSAYLPGMPDIQWMNLDPLKLMEELSQFTSLEGFREMLEKAQVGHAYMNRPCLDPEDPDCPQSAPNKELRQSPDIAQVLQGGCHGFSKKFMHWQEELIXGGRAKDSHNALLSAEALQTMYLLMSPRQLYEHFKDDYEIHDINWNEEKATAILESWQRKFVEVVHQSISPNSSQSIHAFSTTTLNDIMKSFSDVSVIRVAGGYLLMLAYACVTMLRWDCAKSQGAVGLAGVLLVALSVAAGLGLCSLLGLSFNAATTQVLPFLALGIGVDDMFLLAHSFTETGSNIPFKERTGDCLRRTGTSVALTSINNMIAFFMAALVPIPALRAFSLQAAIVVVFNFAMVLLIFPAILSLDLHRRQDKRLDVLFCFYSPCSSRVIQIQPHEFSDASEGQHFPPSSPSYNGPTISTSTQITTTVQAFTQCDAAGQHIVTILPPTSQISTSPPSVLLPSPPHDAHDSQLFTASSSTRDLLAQMDDAQEARKCVPLPFFRWNLSDFAREKYAPLLLKTETKAVVVVLFVALLGLSLYGTTMVHDGLYLTDIVPRDTKEYDFISAQFHYFSFYNIYLVTMGGFDYAHSQQRLLQLHNAFSSVKHVVRSDRQKLPRMWLHYFQDWLRGLQVAFDADWAAGRITSDSYRNGTEDGVLAYKLLIQTGAKKEPFNYSQLTSRRLLDEEGLVHPDVFYIYLTVWVSNDPLGYAASQANFYPHPREWIHDKYDTTGENLRIPAAEPLEFAQFPFYLNGLRQTSDFIEAIESVRSICDEFTLQGIPSYPSGHPFLFWEQYIGLRHWFLLAISVLLACTFLVCAILLLNPWTAGIIVFILAMMTVELFGIMGLIGIKLSAIPVVILIASVGIGVEFTVHVSLGFLTAIGSRGLRSAVALEHMFAPVMDGAISTLLGVLMLAGSEFDFIIRYFFAVLAILTLLGVLNGLVLLPVLLSLMGPPAEVTPFPESSSPTSRPPHGPPRGAFCESSDSEYYSEYYSESSCTCDEEHKQCAHGTYITPTAPAPPSHILLEASRNPSFPKLTVVKPFSQRSNSTTQKSLNGPAPPTIMSVSSQIARQESKQQHQQDTSPRGQHLLNNRVPLSGRTQCCGPQAEQLPNRTMTPVCLAGWPQAPRNTVTMVTATASVTVSVHPNVLGPYSSYVPEAFEDSELHLGEGISQTSKMAAEASQMETLELQDLECEVRHEHRIAKKH; the protein is encoded by the exons CTGGCAGCAGAGTCAGCCGTGAGCTACGCTACACCAAGGAGAAGCAAGGCGAGGAGGCAGTCTTCACCTCACAAATACTCATCCAGACCTCGCAAGACGCGGGCACCGACATCCTTACCCAGGATGCTTTGCTGCAGCACCTGCAGGCTGCTCTAGCTGCCAGTAAAGTTCAGGTGTCGCTCTATGGAAA GTCATGGGATCTGAATAAAATTTGCTACAAGTCAGGGGTCCCCATCATCGAGAACGTGATGATCGAGAGG ATGATTGACAAGCTGTTCCCATGCATGATTGTGACTCCACTGGACTGCTTCTGGGAGGGGGGCAAACTGCAAGGAGGCTCTGCCTACTTACC GGGGATGCCTGACATCCAGTGGATGAACCTTGACCCACTGAAGCTGATGGAAGAGCTGAGCCAGTTCACCTCGCTGGAGGGTTTCAGGGAGATGCTGGAGAAGGCCCAGGTAGGCCATGCCTACATGAACCGGCCTTGCCTGGACCCAGAGGACCCCGACTGTCCTCAGAGTGCCCCTAACAAGGAGCTGCGTCAG AGTCCTGACATAGCCCAGGTGCTACAGGGTGGCTGCCATGGTTTCTCCAAGAAGTTCATGCACTGGCAGGAAGAGCTCA CTGGTGGGAGGGCCAAggattcccacaatgcacttctgag TGCTGAAGCCCTTCAGACCATGTACCTGCTGATGAGTCCCAGGCAGCTCTACGAGCACTTTAAAGATGACTATGAGATCCATGACATCAACTGGAATGAGGAGAAAGCCACTGCCATTTTGGAGTCCTGGCAGAGGAAGTTTGTGGAG GTAGTCCACCAGAGCATTTCTCCAAATTCCTCACAGAGCATCCATGCCTTCTCCACCACTACCCTCAACGACATCATGAAGTCTTTCTCGGATGTCAGCGTGATAAGAGTGGCGGGCGGGTATCTGCTCATG ctggcATATGCCTGTGTGACCATGCTACGTTGGGACTGTGCCAAGTCCCAGGGCGCGGTAGGTCTGGCAGGCGTCCTGCTGGTGGCGCTCTCTGTGGCTGCTGGCCTGGGCTTGTGCTCTCTGCTGGGCCTCTCCTTCAATGCCGCCACCACTCAG GTGCTTCCTTTCCTGGCCTTGGGGATCGGGGTAGATGACATGTTCCTGCTGGCTCATTCCTTCACAGAAACCGGCTCCAACATCCCTTTCAAG GAAAGAACGGGGGACTGCCTAAGGAGGACCGGGACCAGCGTGGCTCTCACCTCCATCAACAACATGATTGCCTTTTTCATGGCCGCCCTGGTTCCCATCCCGGCTCTCCGGGCGTTCTCCCTGCAG GCAGCCATTGTGGTGGTTTTCAACTTCGCTATGGTGCTGCTCATCTTCCCTGCCATCCTGAGCTTAGATCTTCATCGGAGGCAAGACAAGAGGCTCGACGTGCTCTTCTGTTTCTACAG CCCCTGCTCCTCACGGGTGATCCAGATCCAGCCGCATGAGTTCTCAGATGCCAGTGAAGGCCAGCATTTCCCGCCCTCCTCACCGTCATACAATGGCCCCACCATCTCTACCAGCACCCAGATCACCACTACTGTTCAGGCCTTCACCCAGTGCGATGCAGCTGGTCAGCACATCGTCACAATCTTGCCACCCACCTCCCAGATCTCCACCAGCCCTCCCTCTGTTCTGCTGCCTTCACCTCCTCACGATGCCCATGACTCACAGCTcttcacagcttccagttctaCACGGGATCTCTTAGCCCAGATGGACGACGCACAGGAAGCTCGCAAGTGCGTACCGCTGCCATTCTTCCGCTGGAACTTGTCAGACTTTGCCCGTGAGAAGTATGCCCCACTGCTGCTGAAGACTGAGACCAAGGCTGTGGTGGTGGTTCTTTTTGTGGCCTTGCTGGGCTTGAGCCTCTACGGAACCACCATGGTCCACGACGGCCTGTACCTCACCGACATTGTTCCTCGTGACACCAAGGAGTATGACTTCATCTCTGCGCAGTTCCACTACTTCTCCTTCTACAACATCTACCTGGTTACCATGGGTGGCTTCGACTACGCTCACTCCCAGCagcgcctgctgcagctgcacAATGCGTTCAGCTCCGTCAAACACGTGGTCAGGAGCGACCGGCAGAAGCTGCCTCGTATGTGGCTGCACTATTTCCAGGATTGGCTGAGAG GACTGCAGGTCGCCTTTGATGCTGACTGGGCTGCTGGCCGCATCACCTCGGACAGTTACCGCAATGGCACAGAGGATGGCGTTCTGGCTTATAAGCTTCTCATCCAGACTGGAGCCAAGAAGGAGCCTTTCAACTACAGCCAG CTGACCAGCCGACGCCTGCTAGATGAGGAGGGCTTGGTGCACCCAGACGTTTTCTACATCTACCTGACTGTGTGGGTGAGCAATGACCCCCTGGGTTATGCTGCCTCCCAGGCCAACTTCTACCCCCATCCCCGGGAATGGATCCACGACAAGTACGACACGACAGGCGAGAATCTGAGGA TCCCAGCTGCAGAACCCCTGGAATTTGCGCAGTTTCCCTTTTACCTGAACGGCCTGCGGCAGACGTCAGACTTCATCGAGGCCATTGAGAGCGTGCGCTCCATCTGCGATGAGTTCACACTCCAGGGTATCCCCAGCTACCCCAGTGGGCACCCCTTCCTTTTTTGGGAGCAGTACATTGGCCTACGGCACTGGTTTCTGTTGGCCATCAGTGTGCTGCTGGCCTGCACCTTCCTGGTCTGCGCCATTCTGCTGCTGAACCCCTGGACCGCAGGCATCATC gTCTTCATCCTGGCCATGATGACAGTTGAGCTCTTCGGCATTATGGGTCTAATTGGCATCAAACTGAGTGCCATCCCCGTGGTCATCCTCATCGCCTCTGTGGGCATCGGCGTCGAGTTCACTGTCCATGTGTCACTG ggcTTCCTGACCGCCATTGGCAGTCGTGGCCTACGCTCCGCTGTCGCCCTTGAGCACATGTTCGCCCCCGTCATGGATGGTGCCATCTCCACGCTGCTGGGGGTGCTCATGCTGGCTGGCTCTGAGTTTGACTTCATCATAAG GTACTTCTTTGCTGTGCTGGCCATCCTGACCCTGTTGGGTGTTCTCAATGGCCTTGTTCTTCTGCCCGTCCTGCTGTCACTCATGGGACCACCTGCCGAGGTCACCCCATTTCCAGAGTCCTCGTCCCCTACGAGCCGCCCACCTCATGGCCCGCCCCGCGGGGCCTTCTGCGAGTCCTCGGATTCCGAGTACTACTCTGAGTACTACTCGGAGAGCAGCTGCACCTGCGATGAGGAACATAAGCAGTGTGCTCACGGTACCTACATCACGCCAACGGCTCCGGCGCCCccctcccacatcctgctggagGCCAGCAGGAACCCCAGCTTTCCCAAACTCACG GTAGTGAAACCATTTAGCCAAAGGTCAAATTCTACCACCCAGAAGAGTCTAAATGGGCCGGCTCCACCCACCATCATGTCAGTCAGCTCCCAGATCGCCAGACAGGAGAGcaaacagcagcaccagcaggatACATCCCCCAGGGGGCAGCATTTACTCAACAACAGGGTGCCACTTTCGGGGAGGACTCAGTGCTGTGGGCCACAAGCAGAGCAGTTACCTAACAGGACTATGACGCCTGTCTGCCTTGCTGGATGGCCTCAGGCTCCCAGGAACACTGTAACCATGGTGACAGCCACCGCATCTGTGACGGTGTCTGTGCACCCAAATGTGCTGGGACCCTACAGCAGCTACGTGCCCGAGGCCTTTGAAGACAGTGAGCTGCACTTAGGTGAGGGCATCTCACAGACTTCCAAGATGGCTGCTGAAGCCTCCCAGATGGAAACCTTGGAGCTGCAGGACCTGGAGTGTGAAGTGAGGCACGAGCACAGGATTGCGAAGAAGCACTAG